A stretch of Pempheris klunzingeri isolate RE-2024b chromosome 19, fPemKlu1.hap1, whole genome shotgun sequence DNA encodes these proteins:
- the thap1 gene encoding THAP domain-containing protein 1, with protein MVQTCSAYGCKNRYHKDRDISFHKFPLARPDVCGKWVAAMRRNNFKPTKYSNICSQHFTKDCFKTECNNRVLKESAVPSLFTFNLNIKSESLEDPFPPEIHFPLSLPLTSDPEVEEEQGVEPERSFPDTWGDTVAVICDHNYTAEDSAWQKKRIEQLEEQLESLRKKLKTTQQKCRRQERQLKMLKAACETPRTSNELPAAFAEGYVILPKHIYHTLRGIE; from the exons ATGGTTCAGACGTGCTCAGCGTACGGCTGTAAGAACCGTTaccacaaagacagagacatttCCTTCCACAA GTTTCCTCTGGCGCGTCCAGATGTTTGTGGTAAATGGGTGGCGGCAATGAGGAGGAACAACTTCAAGCCGACAAAGTACAGCAACATCTGCTCGCAGCACTTCACCAAAGACTGCTTCAAGACAGAGTGCAACAACCGGGTGCTGAAGGAGAGCGCTGTGCCATCACTCTTCACCTTCAACCTAAACATCAAG TCAGAGTCCCTGGAGGATCCCTTCCCACCAGAGAttcatttccctctctctctacctctgacctctgacccggaggtggaggaggagcagggggtgGAGCCAGAAAGGAGCTTTCCAGACACCTGGGGCGACACGGTGGCAGTCATCTGCGACCACAACTACACAGCGGAGGACTCAGCCTGGCAGAAGAAGCGCAtcgagcagctggaggagcagttGGAGAGTCTGAGGAAGAAGCTGAAGACGACGCAGCAGAAGTGTCGGCGGCAGGAGAGACAACTAAAGATGCTGAAAGCAGCATGTGAGACACCCCGAACCAGCAACGAGCTTCCAGCAGCATTCGCAGAGGGATATGTGATCTTACCGAAACACATCTACCACACCCTCAGAGGCATCGAGtaa